TCACACCCTGGATCAGTCGTGCTTTGGATCGATTGCGCTATCCGCCGATTCGCTGGGCGTACTCAGCGCAACGATAGAATCTCGTGCGCAGGAGACAGCTGGCAATGCTGGCAATGCTGCTAATTCTGGCAATGCCGCCGACAGGAGTTACACGCGGAAGCTTCTCGAGGATCGAAATCTTCGCCTCAAGAAGATCGGTGAGGAAGCGGCCGAGCTGGTGACCGCATGCGCCGATGGCGACCGGGAGAGGGCGGGTGAGGAAGGGGCTGATCTGCTTTACCACATGCTTGTTGCACTCAGGGCACAGGGCATCACGCTCGACGACGTGCGGCGGGTGCTCGCAAAACGCGCCGGGTAGCGGAGTTCTTCTCAGGATGCGAACTAACGCGAATACATTCCGATTTCTGGGAGCGGGCTCTACCAATCAGAACCGCGTGATCAAATCCCTTCGCAGCTTCGCCGGATCCCCCACATACGCAAACCGGATCCCCTTCATGTACTTCCTTGCAACCCGGCGTACCGCCTCCGGCGTCACACTCTTCAGCTCATCGACGAACTTTTCGGCGTTGCGGTAATCGCCCCGGTAAAGCTCCGCCCTCGCCAGAAAGTCCGCCTGAGCGCCGTTCGTCTCGTTGTCGAGGAAGTACTCGGTCAGAAACTGCTGCTCCAGCCGCTTCAGACCGTCGCGGTCGAGCAACCCGTTCTGTAGCTCGACCACCGCCGCCCTCATCAGCTTGAGCGTTGTATCCGGCGCGGTCGTGGAGACGTAGAGCCC
This sequence is a window from Gemmatimonadaceae bacterium. Protein-coding genes within it:
- the hisIE gene encoding bifunctional phosphoribosyl-AMP cyclohydrolase/phosphoribosyl-ATP diphosphatase HisIE, yielding MIDDVSLIDIDSIDFAKGNGLVTVVAQDATTGAVLMVAHADREALEKTAETGEMHYRSRTRGLWHKGATSGNTQRVVSLTADCDRDSVLARVTPAGPACHTLDQSCFGSIALSADSLGVLSATIESRAQETAGNAGNAANSGNAADRSYTRKLLEDRNLRLKKIGEEAAELVTACADGDRERAGEEGADLLYHMLVALRAQGITLDDVRRVLAKRAG